The segment CTACGCCAGCATCATTACGACAAGATGTATTTTATCATCCGTCCCACTAAGTGTCAAGAACTTTTTAAAAACTTTTTTGAAGTTTTTTTCGTTCACTGCGGTATCCCTTAGTGCTTAATCATAATAACATGAAACGATACCCTATGCAAGTATTTTTTCTAAACTTTTTAAACTTCATTTTTTCCTCATTGGCAATCATAGATAAAGATAGATAATTGCTAATATAGCCACTATTATCCGATAATACCCAAAGGAGGATAAAGACTGGTACAGCCATGATAAACGAAAAATCAGCAGCAGCTCTTCGAGTACAACCGATTAACATGCCCCCTGCAATGGTAGCGCCAGACCGCGAAAATCCAGGCCACAAACAGAGCATTTGATAGAGCCCAATCTGGAAGCA is part of the Veillonella nakazawae genome and harbors:
- a CDS encoding undecaprenyl-diphosphate phosphatase, with protein sequence MDQYVIALILGIIEGITECIPVSSTGHMIIIGPIPVIIGLLVGALFMIYAEKRRVTTRLVDSVNNLSIYQCFQIGLYQMLCLWPGFSRSGATIAGGMLIGCTRRAAADFSFIMAVPVFILLWVLSDNSGYISNYLSLSMIANEEKMKFKKFRKNTCIGYRFMLL